The nucleotide sequence attgaagcttggagtggaaggaagcccggcatctcacaccttcgagtgttcggaagtgtggcatatgctcatgtgccagatcagaagaggacgaagctcgatgataaaagcgagaaactcatattcgtgggctatgactcaagttcgaagggttacaagctatacaatcccaataatggtaaagtaatctcaagtcgagatgtggtgttcgatgaagaagcaacatgggattggaatgttcccgaagaggagaactacgactttctcccttatccattcgaaagtactgcaaggaacgaagaatatctagaagttcaagaaccttctagtacaccatctccgcactctccacgtactccaaccactacacctaatgaagtgacaccaacatcaggaggagaatcaagtaggctacaacatcatacaaggagcattagggagttgtacgaggtaacccagcctatggaggatctatcattgttctgccttcttgccgattgtgagccaataagttacgaagacgcagcaaaaagccaaaagtggaaacgtgccatggacgaggagattcaagcaatcgagaagaatgatacgtgggatcttgctacactaccaaaagggcataaggctattggtgtaaagtgggtgtacaaggccaagaagaattccaaaggtaaagttgaaagatacaaggcaaggttggtggcgaaagGATATAGTCAACTagccggcatagactatgacgaggtatttgctcccgtcgctcgtctagaaactataagattaataatctcacttgcggctcagcataattggaagatttatcaaatggatgtcaaatccgcgttccttaatggccacttagaagaagaagtctatatagaacaacctttgggatacatcgtgaaaggccaagagaataaggtgctgaaattgaaaagggccttatatgggttgaagcaagcgcctcgagcatggaatagcaggatagacaagtatttccaacagaatggctttacaaaatgcccacatgagcatgctctatataccaaagtaagcaaggaaggagatgttatgattgtgtgcctatacgtggatgacttgatattcaccggtagtaatcccaaaatgtttgaggagttcaagaaagcaatggttcgggagttcgagatgaccgacattggacttatggcttactatcttgggatcgaggtaaaacaaaagaaagaaggaatattcatatcccaagaaggttatgcgaatgaggtgctcaagaagtttaagatgaatgactgcaagtcaatgaacacaccggtggattgcaatctcaaattgtcaaaagatgatgaaggatacttggtggatccaacacaatacaagagtttggttggaagtctgaggtacctaacctgcacgaggccagatattctctacggagtcggactagtaagtcgatacatggaagcacctacaataaatcacttgaaggcggccaagaggatacttcgctacatcaaaggtacgattgactatggcctgttttattcgccttctgagcacttcaagctagttggatacagtgatagtgattgggctggagacatagatgatcgtaagagtacgagtggtttcgtgttctatatgggagatacggcgttcacatggagctcgaagaagcaacccattgtgactttgtcaacgtgtgaagccgagtttgtagcagcaacatcgtgcacctgtcatgcaatatggctcaggaagttactaaatgagcttaagttttttcaaaaggaagctacggagatatatgtggataacaagtctgcgattgctctagcaaagaatccagtcttccatgatcgaagcaagcacatcgatacgaaataccatttcatcagggagtgtgttacaaataaagaggtgcagataaagtacacgaagtcattcgaccaagttgctgatattttcacaaagcctctaaaacacgagacgtttcagagattacggaatatgctcggagtaacgaaatcaagtttaaggggggctgttggaaactaaacttgattgtgggctatttgttttggatttgggcttgcaagtatacaaatattttggatcaagattatagcccattatgtagaaacttcttgtaatatgtagtagtgaaagtgtgtagaatgtgtgtagaataatcttgtaaaatatctaggtctagaaatactaggaaatatctagatagtagtagatgatggagtgatctagactactccattgagtagtataaatagagggcttcacccctcatttgtaattaagtaacaaagcaattcaataagcaataaaagaagagttttcaagatcaatcaaacttctaaattatcaatcctctcttccataaataatatacacataacctcctatttctaacagctATCTTATGAGGATCAACAAATATTACTCACATGTGAAATGTGTACCAAATGTAACACCACTTGATCATCATATTTAaactatctttatctttataacgAGTAATAATTAAACAAAAGATATATTCATCTTTTTCAAACTTAAAGTTTAATTAAAAATACCAAGTGGTTAGTTTATACTACTATAATTACACTATTATTTTTGTAGGGAGAGAGCTAGTTATTATTACTACGTATTGTACAAATTACTACAAAACATTTGCAGTCTATATATAACACTCGAATTTACATCACAATATCACATACACATCGAGTGTCAATTAACTCGATATGGAGTCCTCTAAACAACTCACTGCTCTTCTTCTCATCTCAATGTTCTTCATTTCCACTACTGCCACTCCCATTGCTCTTGATTGTGTtccttgtggtggtggtggtggtggtggcggcggcGGCGGCAAACCTCCTCACCATTCCGGTAAACCACCCTCCGGCAAACCACCCACCGGTAAACCACCATCCACCCACCCACCTCATATCAAACCACCAGTAGTCAAACCTCCTGTGGTCAAACCACCAGTAGTCAAACCCCCGGTGGTCAAACCACCAGTAGTCAAACCTCCGGTGGTCAAACCACCAGTTGTTCTCCCACCAATAGTCAAACCACCAATCACCCTACCACCAGTTGTGACCCCACCAATTGTGAAGCCACCAATCACCCTACCACCAGTTGTGACCCCACCAATTGTCAAGCCACCAATCACCCTACCACCAGTTGTGACCCCACCAATTGTTAAGCCACCAATCACCCTACCACCGGTTGTGAGCCCACCAGTGTTGAACCCACCATCAGGTGGACAACCAG is from Rutidosis leptorrhynchoides isolate AG116_Rl617_1_P2 chromosome 10, CSIRO_AGI_Rlap_v1, whole genome shotgun sequence and encodes:
- the LOC139872189 gene encoding uncharacterized protein, whose translation is MESSKQLTALLLISMFFISTTATPIALDCVPCGGGGGGGGGGGKPPHHSGKPPSGKPPTGKPPSTHPPHIKPPVVKPPVVKPPVVKPPVVKPPVVKPPVVKPPVVLPPIVKPPITLPPVVTPPIVKPPITLPPVVTPPIVKPPITLPPVVTPPIVKPPITLPPVVSPPVLNPPSGGQPGTPCPPPSPFVPTPAATCPIDALKLGACVDLLGGLVHIGLGDPVVNQCCPVLAGLVELEAAVCLCTTLKLKLLNINIYLPLALQLLVTCGKTPPPGYTCSI